From the genome of Spinacia oleracea cultivar Varoflay chromosome 2, BTI_SOV_V1, whole genome shotgun sequence, one region includes:
- the LOC110799103 gene encoding nudix hydrolase 20, chloroplastic: MACKIFPLTNYLTHSFPLFSKSPSSSSTKLIQFAGYSTFNLTALNSTSASMNSFTWDDVIQIGQSESDPSDLTSFFDKVSACNRNAENLCEFVPFVVEEQIVGYVHNGFAGHLRRFQDVFSFPRDGLYNGHYDWHISLHPELKSPEDRTSAVADVINSLGEELIPGIRNELYPVTSCFGTHAYFSLERAAAPYFGIKAYGVHMNGYVEREGQKFLWLGKRSQGKSTFPGMLDHLVAGGLPHGIPCGENMMKECEEEAGIPISISKKVEPVGAVSYMDINGDRLKRDVLFCYDLKLPEDFVPSNNDGEVESFRLIPVPHVANVIRKTKFFKSNCTLVVIDFLFRHGYICPEYAGYLKLLQSLRSGDCS, from the exons ATGGCCTGCAAAATCTTCCCTCTCACCAACTATCTCACTCACTCATTTCCACTCTTCTCAAAATCCCCATCATCTTCTTCGACAAAACTCATTCAATTTGCAGGCTATTCAACTTTTAATTTAACTGCCCTAAATTCGACTTCTGCATCAATGAACAGCTTCACGTGGGATGATGTTATTCAGATTGGTCAATCAGAATCTGACCCATCTGACCTAACATCATTCTTTGATAAAGTTAGCGCTTGTAATCGAAATGCT GAAAATTTGTGTGAGTTTGTTCCCTTTGTGGTAGAAGAACAGATTGTTGGTTATGTACATAATGG ATTTGCTGGCCATTTGAGGAGGTTTCAAGATGTGTTCTCGTTCCCACGAGATGGTTTGTACAATGGCCATTACGATTGGCATATATCACTACATCCAGAACTTAAATCACCTGAAGATAGGACTTCCGCAGTTGCTGACGTAATTAACAGCCTGGGGGAAGAACTGATTCCAGGTATTAGAAATGAG CTCTATCCTGTTACATCATGCTTTGGAACACACGCGTATTTCTCCCTAGAACGTGCTGCGGCTCCTTATTTTGGAATAAAG GCATATGGAGTTCACATGAATGGCTATGTTGAAAGAGAAGGTCAGAAATTTCTTTGGCTTGGAAAGAGAAGTCAAGGGAAGTCCACATTTCCAGGGATGCTTGATCATCTTGTTGCTGGAGGATTG CCTCACGGAATACCTTGTGGTGAGAACATGATGAAGGAATGTGAGGAGGAAGCAGGAATTCCCATATCTATTTCCAAGAA AGTTGAACCAGTAGGGGCTGTCTCTTACATGGATATCAATGGAGATAGACTTAAGAGAGATGTTCTTTTCTGTTACGATCTGAAGCTTCCTGAAGACTTTGTCCCCAGTAACAATG ATGGTGAGGTGGAGAGCTTCAGGTTGATCCCAGTTCCACATGTAGCAAATGTGATCAGGAAAACCAAATTCTTCAAGTCAAATTGTACTCTTGTCGTCATTGACTTCCTCTTTAGGCACGG ATATATATGTCCCGAATATGCAGGATACTTGAAGCTCCTTCAGAGTTTAAGGAGTGGAGACTGCTCgtga